The Vicinamibacteria bacterium genome includes the window GGGCCGCGCCGCTCATCACTGTCCGGCCTCGCCAACCTAGTTCGAGGAGCTGGCGCGCCAGGACGATTCCTTCGCGGCTTTGTCCCATCGTTCACATCGGAGCGCTTGACCGAACGCGACGCCCGGCAGCCGGTTGCGACTGAGCAGAGGCTGCCCAAGGCTATTGGACCTGACTCGGCGTCGGTTCGTGGTAGCTTGGCCTCCTGACTCGCCCACATGACGGGCGCTACGGCCCGGAGGGCCGGAAGTAAAGCACGTGGAGCGTCGAGACCCCCGCCGACGTTTGGCGGACGCCGACACGCACAGTGGTTCTGAATCCGGTAAGTGATTGAGTCTATTGCGATTAGTATGGTGGAGGCGGCGGGAGTCGAACCCGCGTCCGGAAGCGCGCCTGCGAGAGACTCTACAGGTTTAGTCCGACCTCGAGTTTCGCCTCGGCGTGAAGGCCGGACGCAACCGCCTTCGGCTAGTCCGATTGATCTCGCCTTTGGCCCCCGGACCGAGGGCTCGAGGCCAGCCCACTTTTATGACGCTCTTTCCAAAGCCCGTGGGCGGGGCCCTGGGAGAGCGGGTTGCCTAGGGTTTAGTTAGGCAGCCAATGCCAAGTTATCGTTGGCAGTTGTGTCTTTCCACCGGATTTACGAGCCGGTAGCACGCTCGACCTGCATCTCTCGGGGTCACCGTTCCCGTCGAAACCGTGACGCCCCCCTCCATGTCTCGCATCTTGTAGTCTAACACGGGCCGGGCGGCTATGGAGAAGGGACGTGTAAGCCTAGCTCCTTCACATACTTCTCTCCGCCGGGGCCGTTGAGCTTCCAATAGGCGAGCCGCGTCGAACCCAGCAGCACCGCTTCCTCGCCGTTGGGCCCCGTCTGCCGAACCAGCCGGTAGGGTGGCTGGGCCTCGAACGCGAAGGTCAACTTCGCACCCCCCTCGACCTCGATCGTCCAAGCCGTGACCGGCAGACGGCCGGCGGGGACGCTCACGGCCGAAACCGCGGCCGCACGGCTGATCGTAGCCCGACCCCAAACGAGCGGACGATGCTCCAAACGCGCGTGAAAAAGGCTGCGCAGGAACGGCACAGTGCGGGTCTCCCCCGGGTTCAGGTAGGGGCCCTCCCAGCCCCGGAGGAGGATGGGGAGCGCATCTTCGAATACGCCGCCCGCGGGCAGGGGCAGATCGTCCACTCCATCCGCCTCGCCGTCGAAATAGCTGTGAAAAGTGCCTGCGACCTTACCGCCGCGGGGCAGGAGCTGGTGGTAAGTGTGGCCGCACCATTCCTGGCTCGACAAGCTCACCTTCGCCACCGGCCAGGCCGGGGCCACGCGGGCAAAGGTGGATGTCATGACCTTGTAGTCGTAGATCCCGGTTTGAAAGTGTCGGATCGCGTTCAGTTTCATCACCGGATAGACATCCGAGGCCGGATGCCGGCCGGGGTCCGCCTTTACCCTAGCCGTGTCGCTGAAGTCCTCGGTCACGTAGATCAGGATGGCGGTGCCGGCGCGGGGGGCCCCATACCTCGGCTGGGTGAGGCGATAGCCGTTCAGTTCGGCCCGACCGTCGCCCCAATGGGCCCAAAAGTCCTGGGCGGCGGCGGGGGCGGCCAGGGCCAGTGCGATGACTCCGATCGAGACGCGCATGAGCACGCTCCTCCGCGTCCATCATATAGTCGAGCCTCGCGGGGCGGCGGGGGGTTTCCCCTCGCCGCGCAGTCCACGCTTAGGGCACAGGTCGTCGAGCGGGCACTCCCTGCAGCGGGGACGGGGGCGGCATAAGTCCTTGGCCAAGCGCACGATCTGCGCGTGGTAGTCGTTGAAGAGCGCTGCGTCCTGGGGCATCCGCTCCATGAAGACGCGTTGGATGTCGTCGTAAGCCTCGTCGCCACGGAGGAAACCCAGGCGCCTGAAGACCCGACGGGTGTAAGCGTCCACGACGAAGAGGGGCCGGCCCGCGGCGTAGAGCACGATCGAATCCGCCGTCTCGCGGCCAATGCCATGAACAGCGAGGAGCTTGCCGCGGAGCTCAACGGGTTCCATGTCCTTCATGGCCTCCACCGACCCCCCGAACTCCGAGCCCAGAAAGGCGAGGAAGGCAGCGATGCGGCGAGCCTTGACATTGAAGGTGCCTGACGAGCGAATGAGGACGGCCAGGCGCGAAACGGGGAGAGATCGAAGCCGGGGATAGGAGAGCCGGCCCTGGGCGCGCATCACCGCTAGCGCCTTCTCGGCGTTGCCCCAGGACGTGTTCTGGGTGAGGATCGCGCCCAGGCAGATCTCGAAGGGCGTCTCTCCCGGCCACCATCCGGCGGGTCCGAAGCGGGCGGCTAGACGCTCATAGACTTGGAGAAGCGATTGGCTGGTTATCTGCTTCCTCTGCCGACGTTTCTGCGGCACACTAGAGGAGACGATAGCTCCAACGGGGACTCTACCGTGAGCCACTGTTGACAGGCGCGCTTCACGTGCCGGATAATGAATTAACGTCTAAGTCAACGTAAAGTCGGTGATTATCGGCGATACGCCGAGGTGGAGATGAGCCTAGAAGACGCCCTTAAGGCAAAGACCCTCGCGCTCATCAGCCAACAGATGGCCAACTGGGTCGTCGAGATCCAGCGCTTCATCGGCGAACACCAGGCAAACTTGGTCCGCTCGCTGGATGAGCTGCAAGAGATGGCGGCCCGTTACGACGAGAAGATCAACGAGGAAGAGATCGGGGCCGCCATGGCCGAGGTCGTCGCCGCCCAGCCCCCGGCCGCCGCCCCCGCTGGACCGAACTACGCCAACCTTCGGGCCTCCCTCCTGGAAATCGAAAAAGGCGCGAACCTCTCCGAGGTGCTGACCTATCTCGTGAACGAGGCCGGGCAGTACGTGGATCGCGCGGCCATGTTCATCGTCAAGGGTCAGAGCGCGATCGGGTGGTATGCGCGCGGCGCACAGCCCCCCGAGGTCATCAAGTCCATCAACGTGCCCCTGAACGCGGACACCGTCTTCCGCCTCGTCCACAACTCACGCCACGCCTTGCGCGGTCACATCACCCAGTCACCGGGCACCTCCCAGGCCCTGGCCCGGCTGGCCGGCGACCCCCAGGGGATTCTGGCCGTCCCCCTGATCCTGCGCGAGAAGCTGGCCGCCATCCTCTATTGCGACTCCTACCAGGAGGAGATCCCGGCGGCGGACGCCGACCTGATCGAGATCCTGGTCTCCTTCGCGGGGAAGAATATCGACCTGCTCTCCGGCGCGCCCAAGCCCGCGACGGGCACGGCCACGACCGGCTCCAGCACGGACCGCGCGGCCGCGCTTCGGGCCGCGGGCGAGGAGGCCCGCGAGCGGGCGCCAGTGCCCCGGGCGGCTGCTCCGCCCCCTGCCCCTCCCGCCGCCGAGGGCGAGGGAACTTCGACCGTGATGTTCAGCGCTCAGAGCTTCGCGGCCATGAAACAGCAGGCCGCCGCGCCCGCCCGGCCCGCCGCCGCGCCCGCGCCTCGCCCGGCCGGACCGGCCGCGCGCCCGGTGTCGCCGGATGACCAGAAAGCCCACGAGGACGCCAAGCGCTTCGCCCGCCTCGTGGTCAGCGAGATCAAGCTTTACAACGAGTCGAAGGTGAACGAGGGGCGGCGCCACAAGGACATC containing:
- a CDS encoding endonuclease III domain-containing protein; this translates as MPQKRRQRKQITSQSLLQVYERLAARFGPAGWWPGETPFEICLGAILTQNTSWGNAEKALAVMRAQGRLSYPRLRSLPVSRLAVLIRSSGTFNVKARRIAAFLAFLGSEFGGSVEAMKDMEPVELRGKLLAVHGIGRETADSIVLYAAGRPLFVVDAYTRRVFRRLGFLRGDEAYDDIQRVFMERMPQDAALFNDYHAQIVRLAKDLCRPRPRCRECPLDDLCPKRGLRGEGKPPAAPRGSTI